A region from the Coffea eugenioides isolate CCC68of chromosome 9, Ceug_1.0, whole genome shotgun sequence genome encodes:
- the LOC113782477 gene encoding DNA-binding protein HEXBP-like — protein sequence MDQGVGGSRSAGIPNQGNFEKGQAGRETQRGTSRGGPTSGPRMTCGFCGAANYMGDNCWKKGKDRKCYRCGSAKHLIAQCLHLSKEGNFPRTEESTSKPINAMGNRPKVPGRAYAMEH from the coding sequence ATGGACCAAGGAGTCGGTGGTTCACGATCAGCAGGGATCCCGAATCAGGGAAATTTTGAGAAAGGTCAAGCAGGGAGAGAGACCCAGAGAGGTACCTCACGTGGAGGTCCGACATCAGGACCCAGAATGACATGTGGGTTTTGTGGGGCTGCTAACTACATGGgagataattgttggaagaaagggaAAGATCGGAAATGCTACCGATGTGGTAGTGCTAAGCACTTGATTGCTCAGTGCCTTCACCTgtcaaaagaaggaaattttccaAGGACAGAAGAAAGCACTTCTAAGCCGATCAATGCAATGGGTAATCGACCGAAAGTGCCGGGAAGGGCCTATGCAATGGAACATTAA